A genomic window from Vanessa cardui chromosome Z, ilVanCard2.1, whole genome shotgun sequence includes:
- the LOC124543076 gene encoding galactosylgalactosylxylosylprotein 3-beta-glucuronosyltransferase S-like has protein sequence MKLFKLFKNTFAMAVFLSAIWLLFTWSNVGMLSFQTDSRSIPVAVRNKLCNVNFNDDRPHISNSTSLKMIYYVTPTYPRPEQVPELTRLAHTLMHVPRIHWIVADDQPLCSDQVSSVLRRTGLPYTHISSPKPFIYKSTNFPRGVANRRVALNWLQENVAEGVLYFGDDDNTVDLRLFDELRNTKKVSMFPVGLIGEYGVSSPIVKDGKVVGFFDSWPASRTFPVDMAGFAVNIEFLKETANMPFIAGHEEDRFLVSLDLKVEDIEPLAANCTKVLVWHTKTVKHKKPTLKININKLNSISKYQNFVNLLKETSRLGMADVNSEAGIKSYITRNRKTAETLADIQ, from the exons atgaaactttttaaattatttaaaaatacatttgccATGGCTGTTTTTCTAAGTGCTATTTGGTTACTGTTTACTTGGAGTAATGTGGGAATGTTAag TTTTCAAACTGATTCAAGAAGCATTCCAGTTGCTGTGAGAAACAAGCTTTGCAATGTTAACTTCAACGACGACAGACCGCACATCTCCAACAGTACAAGtttgaaaatgatatattatgtgACACCTACATACCCCAGACCAGAGCAAGTGCCTGAACTGACACGATTGGCGCATACCTTGATGCATGTGCCTAGAATTCATTGGATTGTTGCAGACGACCAGCCTTTGTGTTCAGATCAAGTGTCCAGCGTGCTTAG ACGGACCGGCCTGCCTTACACACACATATCGAGTCCCAAACCATTCATTTACAAGAGCACAAATTTCCCGCGCGGTGTCGCCAACCGGCGCGTCGCACTCAATTGGCTGCAGGAGAACGTCGCCGAAGGTGTGCTGTACTTCGGCGACGACGACAACACCGTGGACTTGCGTCTCTTCGACGAGCTGAGGAATACCAAGAAGGTGTCCATGTTTCCGGTCGGACTCATCGGGGAATATGGAGTTTCATCGCCCATTGTGAAGGACGGAAAG gTCGTTGGATTTTTCGATTCGTGGCCGGCTTCGAGAACATTCCCAGTGGATATGGCGGGTTTCGCAGTCAACATCGAGTTCCTGAAGGAAACCGCCAACATGCCGTTCATCGCTGGACACGAGGAGGACAGGTTCCTAGTCAGTTTAGACCTGAAGGTCGAGGACATCGAGCCGCTGGCCGCCAACTGCACCAAGGTTCTAGTCTGGCACACGAAAACTGTGAAACACAAGAAGCCGACCCTGAAGATAAACATAAACAAGTTAAACAGCATCTCGAAGTATCAGAACTTCGTCAATCTCCTCAAGGAGACGTCCAGGCTGGGCATGGCCGACGTGAACTCGGAGGCGGGCATCAAGTCGTACATCACGCGCAACAGGAAGACGGCGGAGACGCTCGCCGACATCCAGTAG